One Coleofasciculus chthonoplastes PCC 7420 genomic region harbors:
- a CDS encoding 4a-hydroxytetrahydrobiopterin dehydratase, translated as AELLSDAEIQEKVKSLEGWTVEGKELHTTRQFKDFVEAIAFVNKIVEPAEAAGHHPDLAISYNKVTISLTTHDAGGLTANDFEMAQTLSQLSA; from the coding sequence GGCTGAGTTACTCAGTGACGCAGAAATTCAAGAAAAAGTCAAGTCATTAGAAGGCTGGACTGTTGAAGGGAAAGAGTTACACACAACTCGCCAATTCAAAGATTTTGTCGAAGCGATCGCCTTTGTCAATAAGATTGTTGAACCCGCAGAAGCGGCTGGACATCATCCTGATTTAGCGATTTCGTATAACAAGGTGACAATTAGTCTCACCACCCATGATGCTGGGGGTTTGACAGCTAATGACTTTGAGATGGCTCAAACGCTGTCCCAGTTAAGCGCATAG